The sequence TCCGGGGGGTGTTTGCCGACCCCGATCCCCATCTGCAACGGGAGTTGGAATTGCAGGTGCCGGTGGGAGACGGTAGCCATAAAACGTTTCTGGTCATGGCGCAAAAATACCAGCAGGGGCGTGCCGCCGTGTTTGTCGGGGTGGACATTACGGAGCGGCGGCGGGTGGAAGCCCAACTGCGTTATAGCGAGGACCGGTTCCGGCGGTTGATTGAGGATTTGCAGGTGGGGGTGCAGTTGTGGAATCCCCAGGGGGAAGTGGTTCTGACCAATCGGGCGGCGTTGGCTATGCTCGGGCTGACGGAGCGGGAGTTGCGGCGCTACCATCTGCGGGCACCCTATTGGAATGTGATTGATGAGGAAGGGAACCCGATGGCGGCGGAGGATTTACCGGTGGTACGGGCTGTGGCGGATAGACAGAGTGTCCGCAACCTGGTGATGGGGGTCTATCGCCAACGGTATCAGGACCGGGTGTGGTTGTTGGTGACGGCGGAACCCCAGGTGGATGACAAAGGGCAGGTGGTGCAGGTGATTTGTACGTTCAGTGACATTACCGAGCGGCGGCGGGTGGAGCAGGCATTGCGGGAAAGTCGGGAGCGGTATGCCCTGGCGGTGGCGGGGGCGAATGATGGTCTCTGGGACTGGGATTTGAGTACCAATGCCATGTATTTTTCCAGCCGGTGGCAGGAGATGTTGGGCTACGAGGCGGGGGAAATCAGCCCCAACCCGGATGAGTGGATGGACCGGATTCACCCGGAGGACCGGGACCGGGTGCGGAAGGAATTGGCGGCGCATTTGACCGGGTTGACCCCCCATTTTGAAAGCGAACATCGGGTAGTGCATCGGGATGGTACCTACCGCTGGATGCTTTGCCGGGGATTGGCGGTGCGGGATACGGACGGGCAGGTGTACCGGATGGCGGGTTCCCAAACGGATATTACCCAGCGCAAGCAGACGGAATCCCAACTGCGCTACGATGCCACCCACGATTCCCTGACGGATTTGGCGAATCGGGCTTTGTTTTTGGAATGTTTGGAGCAGGCATTGCGCCGTCGTCAGGATTGCCCCCAGGGGGTGAATTTTGCGGTTTTGTTTTTAGATTTAGACCGTTTCAAAATTGTCAATGACAGTTTGGGGCACATGAGCGGCGACCGGTTGTTGGTGGCGATTGCCCGGCAGTTGCGCGCCTGTCTGCGCCCGGGGGATGTGCTGGCACGGTTTGGGGGGGATGAGTTTGCCATTTTACTGCATGGGATCACCAGTGCCCTGGATGCCCGTTTGATCGCCGAGCAGATTCATCGGGTATTTCGGGAACCCTTTGCCCTGGAAACGGATGGGCTGGAGGTGTTTACCAGTGCCAGTATTGGGGTGGTGCTGGGACCGGGGCACTATACCCGCCCGGAGGAGGTGCTACGGGATGTGGATGCGGCGATGCACCAGGCGAAATTGCAGGGGAAAGCCTGTACCGTCGTCTTTGACCATGCCATGCACGTCCAAGCTCTGCGCCTGCTTCAGGTGGAGACGGATTTACGGCGGGCGATTGAACGGCAGGAATTGTGCATTTTTTACCAGCCAATTGTTTCCTTGGTGACCGGCGGGTTGACCGGGTTTGAGGCGTTGGTGCGCTGGCGGCATCCCCAGTGGGGCTTGGTGTCCCCGGGGGAATTTATCCCCTTGGCGGAGGAAACCGGGTTGATCCTCCCTTTGGGGCGGTGGGTACTGCACCAGTCCTGTCAGCAGATGCGCCAGTGGCAAAAAAACCTACCGGGAGCCGACCTCCTCACCATCAGCGTCAACCTTTCCGGGCGACAACTTTTGCAACCCCATTTGCTGGAACAGGTCGGGGAAATCCTCACGGAGACGGGGTTAGACCCCCAGTTTTTGCGCTTGGAAATCACCGAGAGTGTGTTGGGCGACTACGACGAGGCGGTGACGATTTTGAAAAAACTTAAGGATTTGGGGGTGGATGCCTGTATTGACGATTTTGGTACAGGGCATTCGTCCTTAAGTCGTCTGCATCGCTTTCCCATTGACCGCTTGAAGATTGACCAATCCTTTGTCTCCCAGGCGGAGCATGACCGGGAATCGGGGGAAATCATCCGCACCATCATGTCCCTCGCCCAAAGCCTGCAGATGGATGTGATCGCTGAGGGGGTGGAGACCCGGGCGCAACGCCAGTTACTCCAAAACTTAAACTGCCAGTATGCCCAGGGGTTTTTGTTTTCCCGACCCTTACCCAGTGCGGACGTGGAGCAATTACTCCGCCAGTCCCCCGGTTGGTGAATCGGGATAGACCACTTCAATCACGGTATGCACATTCCCCCGGGGGTTGAAATCCGCTTTCAAACGCACCGCAAGAGGGGCGGCAACGGCGACAAAATCATCCAGAATTTGGTTGGCGGCGGCTTCGTGGGCAATCCGTTTATCCCGATAACTATTGATATATAGTTTGATGGATTTAAGTTCTACCACCCGCTGGTCAGGAATGTAGTCCAGGTAAATGGTGGCAAAATCAGGGTAGCCGGAAAAGGGGCATTTACAGGTAAATTCGGGCAGGGTAATGCGAATCCAATAATGCCGACCGGGGCGAGGGTTGGGAAAGGTGAGCAGTTCCCCTTCCCGGATCAATCGCTCGCCGTAGGGTTCCGAGGTGGTGGTCATCGGGGCAAAAGGGCATAGACTTTATCACTATAACAATCCTGGGCAATGGATGGGAATATGGCAATCCGATTCGATGAACAAACAGAAATTTTTCAGAGTCAAATATGGGGACAACGCCCTTGTAACCCTTGATTTTTTAAGTATAAAATTTACTCACAATGCCAAGGAGTGAGAAGTGAGGAGTGAGAAGCGAGATTCCCCAGAACCAAGGCCGGGGGCGGTGCCCCTGTGACCCCTGTTCTAAACTCAGTTAGGATGGCTATATTGCGTAATCCATTGAAGATTGCTACAGGATTTCCATTAGTTCAATCGGTAACCCATCGTAGTCTTGAATAAACGCCACTCGATAATTTTTTTGCCCAATGGTTTGGGGTGTTGGTGCAAGTAATACTTTTGGTGGCTCGGGTAATTGTTCCCTCAGTTGGTTGAGAAGATTTTCCAAGTTTTCGACCCGAAAAGAAAGATGATAATAACCCACATAATGTTCATCCCCAAAGGCATCGGGAGCGGGACGGGGCAGGGGTACTTGCATCAATTCCAAACGGGTGCCCAGCCCTTCCAACCAACAGGCTAACGTGATCCCCGCCGTAAATCGCTCAATGACTGCAAACCCCAAGACTGTATAAAATTCCATCGCCCGATGAATATTGCCGGTGCGAATCGCAATATGATGATATTGGATTAACTTTGACATTACCAATCCCGCAAGGGTCACTAAAATCATTCCCGCCCACCATTATCCACCAGTTTATGGTGCCATGCGCTAGGGTGGATGGGAGTATCACGACCTGCGACCCATGACCGATGCTTTTGCCCGCCGCCATTTGGGGCTGACTTCTGAGGATCAAGCCATCATCCTGCGCTTTTTGGGCTGTCCTGACCTCGATACCTTGATTGACCAGGTAGTACCGGCACAGCTACGCACCCAAACACCCCTGCATACCCCAGCGGCACAGACGGAGTATCAAGCCCTGAAAACCCTCAAAGCCCTGGCACAACAGAACCAACTTTGGCAAAGTTTTCTGGGAATGGGTTATTACAATTGCATTACTCCGCCCGTCATTCAGCGCAACATTTTAGAACATCCGGGTTGGTACACGTCCTATACGCCCTATCAGGCGGAAATTGCCCAAGGTCGTCTGGAGGCGTTGTTCAATTTTCAAACCTTGATTACGGAATTGACGGGGTTAGAAATTGCCAATGCGTCCCTGTTGGATGAGGCAACGGCGGCGGCGGAAGCGATGATTTTGAGCTATCAGGTGCATCATCAACAACGGCGGGTCTTTTGGGTGGATCAGCACTGCTGGCCGCAAACGTTGGCGGTTCTGCAAACCCGTGCCACAGCCCTGGGTATGGATTTACGCATTGCCCCGCTGGCAGATTTTCATTTGGATGAAACCACCTGTGGTTGTTTGGTACAATATCCCAATTCCTATGGGGTTTTGGTTGATCCCCAGCCGGTTTTCGCTCAGGCGCAAGCAGTCGGGGCATTACGGATCATGGCCGCTGATGTGTTGAGTTTGGCACTGTTGAAACCACCGGGGGCTTGGGGAGCGGATATTGCGGTTGGCAGTACCCAACGGTTGGGCGTGCCCCTGGGCTATGGGGGCCCCCATGCGGCCTATTTTGCGACTCGCTCCATGTACAAACGGCAGGTGCCAGGACGGATGGTGGGTTTATCCAAGGATAGTCAGGGACGACCTGCGCTACGATTGGCTCTGCAAACCCGGGAACAACATATCCGCCGGGAGCGGGCGACCAGCAATATCTGTACAGCACAAGTACTGTTGGCGGTGGTGGCGAGTATGTACGGGGTCTATCACGGAGCCGAGGGGTTGCGGCGCATTGCCCAGCAAATTCATCATCAGGCGCAGGTGTTGGCGAAAGGCTGTGCCCAATTGGGTTATGCGGTGCGGTTGCAGGCATTTTTTGATACGGTTTTTTTGGAATTAAATTCTGCCCAACGTCAGGCACTTCAGGAACGCTTTTACCAGGCTCAAATTAATCTAAATTGGTTTTATCCTGAAGGGGTGGGAATCAGTTTGGATGAAACCACTGAATGGTCGGATGTGGAACGGTTACTGCGTCTATTGAACGGGGGTCAGGAATTGCCCTTTGCGTTTCAGGAATGGGTGGATCAGACGGCATATGAGTACCCAGAAATGTGGGCGCGAACCGGGGATTTTCTCACCCAGGAAGTGTTTCGGCAATATCATTCGGAAACAGAATTTTTACGCTACCTTTATCGCTTACAAAGTCGGGATTTGTCCCTCACAACCGCGATGATGCCCTTGGGTTCCTGCACCATGAAATTGAATGCCACGAGTGAAATGGTGCCGATTTCCTGGCCCGAATTTAATCAAATTCATCCCTTTGTGCCGTTGGAACAAACCCAGGGGTATCAACGCCTGTTTCGGGATTTGACCACCTGGTTGGCGGATATGACCGGTCTGCCGGGGGTGTCGTTGCAACCGAATGCGGGTTCCCAGGGGGAATTGACGGGGTTGTTAGTCATTCGTCAGTACCATCAACAGCGGGGAGAACCCCAACGCCGGGTGTGTCTGATTCCCCAGTCGGCGCATGGTACGAATCCAGCGAGTGCAGTGATGGCGGGGTTCCAGGTGGTGCCGATCGCCTGCGATAAACAGGGGAATGTGAATAGTGACGATTTACACACAAAAGCCAGCCAATATGCAGACGAATTAGCCGCATTGATGCTCACCTATCCCTCGACGCACGGGGTGTTTGAAACCGGGGTGCGGGAGTTGTGCCAGGTGGTGCATGCGTTTGGGGGGCAGGTGTATCTGGACGGGGCGAACCTGAATGCGCTGGTGGGCTTGTGTCGTCCGGGGGAATTGGGGTTTGATGTCTGCCATGTGAATTTGCATAAAACCTTCTGCATTCCGCATGGGGGGGGCGGGCCGGGGATGGGGCCGATTGTGGTGGCGGAGCATTTGCAAGCCTTTCTGCCCACTCATCCGCTGATCCCTACAGGCGGCGATCAGAGTATCGGGACAATTGCGGCGGCTCCCTGGAGTAGTGCCAGTATTTTGCCCATCTCTTGGATGTATATGGTACTGATGGGAGCAGAAGGTTTGACCCAGGCGACCCGTTTGGCGATTTTGAATGCGAATTACATTGCCCAACGCTTAGACCCCTATTTCCCGGTGCTGTATCGGGGCAAGTATGGCTGGGTGGCGCACGAGTGTATCTTGGATTTGCGCCCTTTGAAGGCTCAGACGGGGGTGGAGGTGGAGGATGTGGCGAAACGGTTGATGGATTACGGGTTTCATGCGCCGACCGTGTCCTGGCCGGTGGCGGGGACGATGATGGTGGAACCGACGGAAAGCGAATCCCTGCGGGAGTTGGACCGGTTTTGCGAGGCGATGATTGGTATTTACCACGAGGCGATGGCGATTGCCCAGGGGCAGGCGGACCCCCAGGATAATCTGCTCAAAAATGCCCCCCACCCGGCGGAAGTTGTCATTACAGATACCTGGCATCATCCCTACAGTCGGGAACAGGCTGCCTATCCGGTAGCGGGGTTACGGGCATATAAATTTTGGTCACCGGTGGCTCGGATTGACAATGCCTACGGGGATCGCCACCTGGTCTGTAGTTGTCCACCCCTACTGGATGACGACCATTAAGGAACTTTAAGGATGTCCGCCCCCTGGGTCGAGGTGCTGGTGGATGTCCCCGGCTCAACCGCAGTCCTGACCTATCAAGCGCTGGCGGGGGTCACCCCGGGGGATGTGGTGCAGGTGCCCCTGTCCGGTCGGTCGGTGGCGGGGTTGGTGCTGGGCTGGGCGGCGCAATTGCCCCCTGGGATAACGGCGGCGCAGGTGAAACCCATTACTGCCATTGTCCAGACCCAGTTATTCCCAGGCGATTACTTGCCGTTATTACAAAAGGTGGCGGATTACTACCAAACGTCCCTGGTCAATGTATTGCGTTTAGCATTACCGCCGGGGGTCTTTCGTCGCAGTCAAACCCGGATTAAGGTGACGGCAACCGAGGCTCCCCCTACCCTGTCAGCTAAGGCGCAAACGCTCTGGGAGGTGCTGAGTACCGGAAGCGGGGACTACAGCCGCCGGTATCTGGAGCAAAAGGTACCGGGTTGTGGGGCGGCACTGCGGGAATTGGCTCGGTATGGTTTAATTACAAGTTACTGCTATTTCCCCGGTTCCCCCCAGGCGCAGTACCGGAAGTTGGTGATGTTGGGGACGGGGGACACTACGACTTTGACCCCAGCCCAGCAACGGGTGGTGGAGGTTTTGCGGCACCGGGGGGGAGAACTCTGGTGGCATGAATTACAAAAGCAGGTCAAAACCAGTGCCAGCACCCTGGAAAAATTAGCCGAATTGGGGGTGGTGAGTTGCGAAAAACGGCAGTGGCTCCGGCGGGAGATGGGGGCGGTGACAGCGGATCAACCCCGCAGTTTGACCCCAGCCCAGCAACAGGCGGTGGCGCACATTACCCAGGCGATAGCGTCCCAACAATATACGGAAATATTACTGCACGGGATCACGGGTTCGGGCAAGACGGAAGTGTATTTACAGGTGATTGCCGGGGTGTTGGCGCAGGGAAAACAAGCCTTAGTCCTGATCCCGGAAATTGGTCTGACTCCCCAGTTGACGGAGCGGTTTCGGGCACGGTTTGGCGAGCGGGTGTGGGTGTATCACAGCGGGCTGTCGGAGGGGGAGCGGTACGATACCTGGCGGGCGGTTTGGCAGGGGTCAGCGGGGGTGGTGATTGGCACCCGGTCGGCGGTGTTTGCTCCGTTGCCCCGATTGGGGTTGGTGATTCTGGATGAGGAGCACGATGCCAGTTTCAAACAGAGCCAGATGACCCCTTGTTACCATGCCCGGACGGTAGCCCAGTGGCGGGCACAAGCCGTAGCCTGTCCGATGGTGTTGGGTTCGGCGACCCCCAGTGCAGAAACCTGGCAACGGTTGGCGGGGGGCATTCATTACCTATCCCTACCGGAGCGGGTGCCTGCTCGTCCCTTGCCGCCCATGCGGTTGGTGGATATGCGAGTGGAATTGGCGAAAAAAAATTTCTCCCTGTTCAGCCAACTGGTTCAGGAAAAACTCGGGCAATTGCGGGCGCAGGGGCAACAGGCGATTGTGTTTGTCCCCCGCCGGGGTCACAGTACGTTCGTATCCTGCCGTGCCTGTGGTTATGTCCTGCCCTGTCCCCGGTGCGATGTGTCCCTCACCTACCATCAGCCGGAAGCCAACCAGCAACCTTTATTATTTTGTCATTACTGCAATTGGCGGCAACTACAACCGCAACGCTGTCCCGCCTGTGGTTCCGCCTTTCTCAAACATTTTGGCTGTGGCACCCAGCGGGTGGTGCAGGAATTGGGGCGGTTGTACCCGGAGTTGCGGGTGTTGCGGTATGACCGGGACAGTACCACTACCAAAGGGGCGCATCAGGAAATCATGCAGGCGTTTCAGAACGGGGCGGCGGATGTGCTGGTGGGAACCCAGATGCTCACCAAGGGGCTGGATATGCCGAACGTGACCCTGGTGGTGGTGTTGGCGGCGGATGGGCTGTTGCACCTGGGGGATTACCGGGCGCAGGAGCGGGCGGCGCAAACCCTGGTGCAGGTGGCGGGGCGGGCGGGGCGGGGCGACCAACCCGGTGAGGTGATCATCCAAACCTATAGCTATGAACACCCAGTGCTATCCGCCGTTTGCCGCTATCAATACCCAGACTTTCTGGAGCAGGAATTGCAGTCCCGCCGGGAGTTGGGGTATCCCCCCTGGGGCAGGTTAATTCTCCTGCGCTTGAGTGGTCTGGACGCTGGCTTGGTTGAGCAAACCGCCCAGAAATTAGCATTACAATTGCAGGATGAAACCTGGGAATGTATTGGTCCAGCCCCCGCCTTTATCCCCCGCATCGCCAACCGCTACCGCTGGCAATTGTTATTAAAAAATACGGACAATTCCCCTCCGCCCAACCTCCAGCCCTTGCATCGCCTCTGTCCGCCGGGGGTGCAGTTGTTGATTGATGTGGACCCGCTGGAATTGCTGTAGCTGTCCTAGCCTTTAACAAAAAAATTGCCAATTTGCAATAAATTTATCTCGATGTGAAGCAAGGTATCAAATTGTTGCGGTCACGGGGCAGAGGGCAACGGCGGGGTGGGTTTTCGGTAAGAATACTCATAGACCAATTTGTGTGACAGCGACCTATGTTCACCTACGTCAAGCCTGCTATCCGTCAGTTAGAGCCAGAAAATGTGGAAAACCGTACTGTGATGCGGGTGGTGTATGTGTTATTGGAACCCCAATACCAAAGTACGTTGACGGCGGCGGCACGGGCAATCAACAGTCAGCCGGGGCATTTGGCGGTGCAATTGAGTGGTTATTTAATTGAGGAATTGCGTTCCCCGGAAAACTATCAACAATTTCAGGCGGATATTGCCCAGGCGGATGTGTTCATTGCGTCGTTAATTTTCGTAGAAGATTTGGCGCAAAAAATTGTCCAAGCGGTAACCCCTTACCGGGAAAAATTGCACGCCATTGTGGTGTTTCCTTCCCTGCCGGAGGTGATGCGGCTGAACAAGATGGGAACCTTTTCGATGGCGCAGTTGGGGCAGTCCAAAAGTGCCATTGCCCAGTTCATGCGGAAACGCAAAGAAGCCGCCGGGTCTTCCTTTCAAGATGGGATGTTGAAGCTGTTGCAAACCCTGCCCAAGGTGTTGAAATATCTGCCCCTGGATAAGGCGCAAGATGCCCGGAATTTCATGCTGAGTTTTCAGTATTGGTTGGGAGGGTCGCAGGAAAATATTCGCAATTTTCTGCTGATGTTGGCGGATAAATATCTGCCCCAGGTGGAACAAAAATTAACGTTTCAAGAGCCGGTAACCTATCCCGATATGGGGATTTGGCATCCCCTAGCCGACCGGATGTTTGAGTCTTTGCCTGAGTATTTACAATGGTACGATCAGCGGTGGGATATTAGGGAAGAATTGCGGGACCCCTTAGCCCCAACGGTGGGTTTGGTATTGCAAAGAACCCATTTGATCACCGGGGATGATGCCCATTATGTGGCGATGGTGCAGGAGTTGGAATGTTTGGGTGCCAGGGTAATTCCAGTATTTGCGGGAGGTTTAGATTTTTCCAAGCCCGTCGAAGCCTATTTTTATCATCCCAAACCCCCCCAAAAACCGCTGGTGGATGTGGTGGTTTCCTTAACTGGGTTTGCCCTAGTGGGGGGACCCGCCCGACAGGATCATCCCAAGGCGGTGGAAGCCCTGAAAAAACTCAATCGTCCCTACATTGTTTCCCTGCCCTTGGTGTTTCAAACCACCGAAGAGTGGCAGGCGAGCGATTTGGGATTGCACCCGATTCAAGTGGCACTACAAATTGCCATTCCTGAGTTGGATGGGGCGATTGAACCAATCATTTTATCCGGGCGGGATGGGGCAACGGGGAAAGCAATTGCCCTACAAGACCGGGTGGAATTATTAGCCAAACGGGTACTGCAATGGGCAAATTTGCGCCGAAAACCCAAATGCCAGAAAAAAATTGCCATTACCGTGTTTAGTTTTCCACCGGATAAGGGCAATGTGGGGACGGCGGCTTATTTGGATGTGTTTGGTTCCATTTATCGGGTATTAGAAGCTCTGCGTAATAATGGCTATCACGTTGAGGAAATGCCTGCGGATGCGGAAGCCCTGATGGAAGCGGTTTTACATGACCGGCAAGCCCTAATTGGTAGTCCGAATTTGAATATTGCCTACAAAATGTCCGTGCCGGAATATGAGCGGTTTACCCCTTACTATGAACGGATTGTGGAACAGTGGGGACCAGCGCCGGGGCAATTAAACAGTGATGGGCAGAATTTACTCATCTACGGGAAACATTTTGGGAATGTATTTATCGGGGTACAACCCACCTTTGGGTACGAGGGTGACCCGATGCGTTTGCTATTTTCCCGTTCGGCGAGTCCCCATCATGGTTTTGCCGCCTATTACACCTATTTGAATCACATTTGGCAGGCGGATGCGGTTCTGCATTTTGGGACGCATGGTTCCTTGGAATTTATGCCGGGGAAACAGATGGGTTTGTCGGGGGATTGTTACCCGGATAATTTGATTGGGGAATTGCCGAATTTCTATTACTATGCGGCGAATAATCCTTCCGAAGCTACGATTGCCAAGCGGCGGGGTTATGCGACCACCATTAGCTACCTCACCCCGGCGGCGGATCAGGCGGGGTTGTACAAGGGGTTGCGGGAATTAAAAGAACTGATCAGTTCCTATCAAACCCTCAAAGATTCCGGGCGCAGTGAGGCAATTATTAATAGCATCATGGAGCAATGTCGGCTGGTGAATTTAGACCAGGATGTGCCCTTACCCGATCAGGAGGCGGCGAGTTTAACACCAGCACAACGGGATGAATTGGTGGGGAAAATTTACCGGCAATTGATGGATATTGAGTCCCGTTTGTTGCCCTTTGGATTGCACGTGATTGGGCAACCCCCATCGGCACAGGAAGCGATTGCAACGTTGGTGAGCATTGCTAAAGTGGATCGCCCGGAGGATGGTTTAGAAAGTTTACCCCGAATTTTGGCACGTAGTTTGGGGCAGGATTTGGATGATATTTATCGCCTGAGCAACCAGGGCAATTTAGAGGCGGTCACACTACTCGAAAAACTGCAAAATCACACCCAAAAAGCGATTGAGACCCTGGTGCAAACCGTGACGGATCAGGAAGGGCGAATTGGGCGCACCTCTCGCTTTAATTTCTTTGGTTTGGGGGCGCAGGAACCCTGGTTTCAGGTGTTAAAAACCGATTACCCCCAATTGGAACAGGTGCAGTTGCAACCCTTGATGAATTATTTGGCGCAATGTTTGGAATTGATCGTCGCCGATAACGAATTGGGCGCATTATTAAAAGCCCTAGAAGGCGAATATATTGTCCCTGGTCCCGGCGGTGACCCGGTGCGTACCCCGGAGGTTTTGCCCACCGGGAAAAATATCCACGCCCTCGACCCCCAATCCATTCCTACGGCGGCAGCGGTGGCACAGGCGCAGGTGATTGTGAATCGGTTGTTGGACCGCTATCGTCAGGAGTCGGGGGGGGCATTCCCGGAGAGCATTGCCTGTACGTTGTGGGGCACGGATAATATCAAAACCTACGGGGAATCCCTGGCGCAAATTTTCTGGTTGGTGGGCGTAAAACCCCTGCCGGATGCCCTGGGGCGGATGAATAAATTGCACCTGATTCCCTTAGAAGAATTGGGGCGACCCCGGATTGATGTGGTGGTGAATTGTTCGGGCGTGTTCCGGGATTTGTTTTTGAATCAAATGTATTTGATTGACCAGGCGGTGAAATTAGCCGCTGAAGCGGAGGAACCCCTGGAATTGAATTTTGTCCGCAAACACGCTTTGGAACAGGCGCAAGAGTTAAATATTCCCCTACGGCAGGCGGCAACCCGGGTGTTTTCCAATGCGTCGGGTTCCTATGCGGCGAACGTGAATTTGGCGGTGGAAAATAGTACCTGGGAGCAAGAAAAAGACTTGCAAGAAATGTATCTAAGTCGCAAATCCTACGCCTTTGATGCAGATGCCCCAGGGACGATGCGCCAAAATGCCCAACTCTTTCAAAGCAGTTTGCAACGGGTGGATGTGACCCTGCAAAATTTGGATTCCTCGGAAATTTCCCTCACGGATGTGTCCCATTACTTTGATTCTGACCCGACCAAAGTTGTCGCTGGGTTACGCAAGGATGGCAAACTTCCCCAAGCCTATATCGCCGATTCCACCACGCCGGATGCCCGGGTGCGGAGTTTGAGCGAGACGGTGCGCCTGGATTCCCGGACTAAGTTGCTCAACCCCAAATGGTACGAGGGGTTATTACAACATGGGTACGAAGGGGTGCGGGAAATTGCCAAGCGGTTGAACAACACCCTGGGCTGGTCGGCGACGGCGGGGGCGGTGGACAATTGGATTTACGAGGATGCCAACAACACCTATATCAACGACCCCCAAATGCGGGAACGGTTGATGAACCTGAATCCCCACTCCTTCCGGCGGATGGTGGGCACCCTCTTGGAAGTGCATGGGCGGGGCTATTGGCAGACCAGCCCGGAAAATATCCAACGCTTACAACAGCTGTACCAGGACATCGAAGACCGGATCGAAGGGGTGTCCTAGTTGCGGTTTCTGGGGATTGACCTGGGCTGGAGTTCCGGCGCATCGGGTCTCTGCTGTCTCGCCTGGGAGGGTAATGCACTTGTCCTGCGGGATTTAGACCGTAAGCAAGCGACGGAAGCAATTTTATCTTGGGTGGACACCTGGGCACCCCCAGGGCAACCCGCAGCCATAGCGGTGGATGCGCCCACGGTGATTACGAATGGGACGGGGATGCGCTTGGCGGATCGGTTGACCCATCGCTATTTCCGTCGCTACCATGCGGGGTGCTACCCGGCGAATTTAAGCCGTCCGTTTGCCAGCCGTACGGTGGGGTTTGGGCAAGCTCTCGTTCAACGGCAGTTTCGGCATGGCACCCACATCATTCCCCAAAAGCCCGACCGTTGGCAGATCGAGGTGTTTCCCCACCCAGCCGTCGTGCATTTATTTGATTTAGAAAAAATCCTCAAGTACAAAAAAGGGGCAGTGGCGGAGCGGCAGAAGGAATTAAATAAATTACGCAATTTACTACTAACCTTAATTACCTCGGAACCCCCATTAAATCTATCAAGATCATTACCGGATATTCCCGACAAAACCACCCAATTAAAAATCCTGGAAGACCAACTGGATGCCCTGGTGTGCGCCTACGTGTGCGCCTACTGGTGGTACTGGGGGGAGGCGAAAAACCAGGTGTTGGGCAATGAACAGGAGGGGTACATTGTCGTACCCCATCGCCGTTGTCGCCCTGATGCCTAGCTCGCCAGGTATTCCCG comes from Synechococcus sp. C9 and encodes:
- a CDS encoding EAL domain-containing protein; protein product: MSRSEPTVCGRWEWEPAGIRCTPELATQLELSGEVCSLDQWWERVPVAEQAQVQKAWQDWLAGEGELRVGHGWLLPRGGWRWLWVIGQVWRGQRLGWVLDMTTLTAPGEMDREELQTVLDAFPGTVSWIGQDLRYLGVNRQLAHSLNLPVTAFPGREVGFLSPDPVFNEFVRGVFADPDPHLQRELELQVPVGDGSHKTFLVMAQKYQQGRAAVFVGVDITERRRVEAQLRYSEDRFRRLIEDLQVGVQLWNPQGEVVLTNRAALAMLGLTERELRRYHLRAPYWNVIDEEGNPMAAEDLPVVRAVADRQSVRNLVMGVYRQRYQDRVWLLVTAEPQVDDKGQVVQVICTFSDITERRRVEQALRESRERYALAVAGANDGLWDWDLSTNAMYFSSRWQEMLGYEAGEISPNPDEWMDRIHPEDRDRVRKELAAHLTGLTPHFESEHRVVHRDGTYRWMLCRGLAVRDTDGQVYRMAGSQTDITQRKQTESQLRYDATHDSLTDLANRALFLECLEQALRRRQDCPQGVNFAVLFLDLDRFKIVNDSLGHMSGDRLLVAIARQLRACLRPGDVLARFGGDEFAILLHGITSALDARLIAEQIHRVFREPFALETDGLEVFTSASIGVVLGPGHYTRPEEVLRDVDAAMHQAKLQGKACTVVFDHAMHVQALRLLQVETDLRRAIERQELCIFYQPIVSLVTGGLTGFEALVRWRHPQWGLVSPGEFIPLAEETGLILPLGRWVLHQSCQQMRQWQKNLPGADLLTISVNLSGRQLLQPHLLEQVGEILTETGLDPQFLRLEITESVLGDYDEAVTILKKLKDLGVDACIDDFGTGHSSLSRLHRFPIDRLKIDQSFVSQAEHDRESGEIIRTIMSLAQSLQMDVIAEGVETRAQRQLLQNLNCQYAQGFLFSRPLPSADVEQLLRQSPGW
- the gcvP gene encoding aminomethyl-transferring glycine dehydrogenase, giving the protein MTDAFARRHLGLTSEDQAIILRFLGCPDLDTLIDQVVPAQLRTQTPLHTPAAQTEYQALKTLKALAQQNQLWQSFLGMGYYNCITPPVIQRNILEHPGWYTSYTPYQAEIAQGRLEALFNFQTLITELTGLEIANASLLDEATAAAEAMILSYQVHHQQRRVFWVDQHCWPQTLAVLQTRATALGMDLRIAPLADFHLDETTCGCLVQYPNSYGVLVDPQPVFAQAQAVGALRIMAADVLSLALLKPPGAWGADIAVGSTQRLGVPLGYGGPHAAYFATRSMYKRQVPGRMVGLSKDSQGRPALRLALQTREQHIRRERATSNICTAQVLLAVVASMYGVYHGAEGLRRIAQQIHHQAQVLAKGCAQLGYAVRLQAFFDTVFLELNSAQRQALQERFYQAQINLNWFYPEGVGISLDETTEWSDVERLLRLLNGGQELPFAFQEWVDQTAYEYPEMWARTGDFLTQEVFRQYHSETEFLRYLYRLQSRDLSLTTAMMPLGSCTMKLNATSEMVPISWPEFNQIHPFVPLEQTQGYQRLFRDLTTWLADMTGLPGVSLQPNAGSQGELTGLLVIRQYHQQRGEPQRRVCLIPQSAHGTNPASAVMAGFQVVPIACDKQGNVNSDDLHTKASQYADELAALMLTYPSTHGVFETGVRELCQVVHAFGGQVYLDGANLNALVGLCRPGELGFDVCHVNLHKTFCIPHGGGGPGMGPIVVAEHLQAFLPTHPLIPTGGDQSIGTIAAAPWSSASILPISWMYMVLMGAEGLTQATRLAILNANYIAQRLDPYFPVLYRGKYGWVAHECILDLRPLKAQTGVEVEDVAKRLMDYGFHAPTVSWPVAGTMMVEPTESESLRELDRFCEAMIGIYHEAMAIAQGQADPQDNLLKNAPHPAEVVITDTWHHPYSREQAAYPVAGLRAYKFWSPVARIDNAYGDRHLVCSCPPLLDDDH
- the queF gene encoding preQ(1) synthase encodes the protein MTTTSEPYGERLIREGELLTFPNPRPGRHYWIRITLPEFTCKCPFSGYPDFATIYLDYIPDQRVVELKSIKLYINSYRDKRIAHEAAANQILDDFVAVAAPLAVRLKADFNPRGNVHTVIEVVYPDSPTGGLAE
- a CDS encoding VOC family protein, with amino-acid sequence MSKLIQYHHIAIRTGNIHRAMEFYTVLGFAVIERFTAGITLACWLEGLGTRLELMQVPLPRPAPDAFGDEHYVGYYHLSFRVENLENLLNQLREQLPEPPKVLLAPTPQTIGQKNYRVAFIQDYDGLPIELMEIL